A window of Tripterygium wilfordii isolate XIE 37 chromosome 7, ASM1340144v1, whole genome shotgun sequence contains these coding sequences:
- the LOC120003125 gene encoding ABC transporter F family member 1-like yields the protein MVSDASKKKAAQKKVAAAAKRGGKVATSSKAKASDSQNGGVDKVSNGLAAFHISDRTCTGVLCSHPLSRDIRIESLSVTFHGHDLIVDSELELNYGRRYGLLGLNGCGKSTLLTAIGCRELPIPDHMDIYHLTREIEASDMSSLEAVINCDEERLKLEKEAEVLAAQDDGGGEALERLYERLEAMDTSTAEKRAAEILFGLGFNKEMQAKKTRDFSGGWRMRIALARALFMNPTVLLLDEPTNHLDLEACVWLEEILKKFDRILVVVSHSQDFLNGVCTNIIHMQNKKLKLYTGNYDQYVQTRSELEENQMKQYKWEQEQISSMKEYIARFGHGSAKLARQAQSKEKTLAKMERGGLTEKVARDKILVFRFVDVGKLPPPVLQFVEVTFGYTPENLIYKNIDFGVDLDSRTALVGPNGAGKSTLLKLLTGDLVPLDGMVRRHNHLRIAQYHQHLTEKLDLELSALVYMMREYPGNEEEKMRAAIGKFGLTGKAQVMPMKNLSDGQKSRVIFAWLAYRQPHLLLLDEPTNHLDIETIDSLAEALNEWDGGMVLVSHDFRLINQVAKEIWVCENQTITRWEGDIMDFKRHLKSKAGLFD from the exons ATGGTGTCGGACGCAAGCAAGAAGAAGGCAGCTCAGAAGAAGGTTGCGGCTGCCGCCAAGAGAGGTGGGAAGGTCGCCACTTCCTCTAAGGCCAAGGCCTCGGACTCACAGAACGGAGGTGTTGACAAGGTGTCCAACGGACTTGCGGCTTTCCATATATCTGATCGGACATGCACGGGCGTGCTCTGCTCGCATCCACTATCTAGGGATATTAGG ATCGAGTCTTTATCGGTTACTTTTCATGGACATGATCTCATTGTTGATTCAGAACTCGAACTGAATTATGGCAG ACGTTATGGGTTGCTTGGGTTAAATGGATGTGGAAAGTCAACTCTTTTAACGGCAATAGGATGTCGCGAGCTTCCTATACCAGATCACATGGATATTTATCACCTCACCAGAGAGATTGAAGCTTCTGACATGTCTTCACTTGAGGCTGTCATAAACTGTGATGAGGAGAGATTGAAGTTGGAGAAGGAAGCTGAAGTTTTGGCAGCACAG GACGATGGTGGAGGAGAGGCCCTGGAGCGTCTGTATGAGCGTTTGGAGGCCATGGATACATCGACTGCTGAGAAACGCGCTGCTGAAATTTTGTTTGGGCTTGGTTTCAACAAAGAGATGCAGGCAAAGAAAACACGTGATTTTTCTGGTGGCTGGAGAATGAGGATTGCATTAGCACGAGCTTTATTTATGAATCCGACAGTTCTGTTGCTTGATGAGCCTACCAATCATCTTG ATTTGGAAGCTTGTGTCTGGTTGGAGGAGATCCTTAAGAAATTTGACCGCATTTTGGTTGTGGTATCACACTCCCAGGACTTCCTGAATGGTGTCTGCACGAATATCATACATATGCAAAATAAGAAATTGAAGCTCTACACGGGTAACTATGATCAGTATGTTCAGACTCGTAGTGAACTGGAAGAGAATCAGATGAAGCAGTACAAGTGGGAGCAGGAGCAGATTTCTTCCATGAAGGAGTATATTGCTCGTTTTGGGCACGGGTCGGCAAAACTAGCTCGACAGGCACAGAGCAAAGAGAAAACTCTTGCAAAAATGGAGCGGGGTGGTCTCACTGAGAAGGTGGCCAGAGACAAAATTCTGGTCTTCCGTTTTGTTGATGTTGGGAAGCTCCCCCCTCCAGTCCTTCAATTTGTTGAAGTAACTTTTGGTTATACACCTGAGAATCTCATTTACAAGAATATTGATTTTGGGGTGGACTTGGATTCAAGAACAGCACTGGTTGGACCCAATGGTGCCGGGAAGAGTACATTGCTGAAGCTTTTGACAGGGGATTTGGTTCCTCTTGATGGCATGGTTCGGCGTCATAATCATCTGAGAATTGCTCAATACCATCAGCACTTGACTGAGAAACTTGATTTGGAACTGTCCGCCCTTGTGTATATGATGCGGGAATACCCAGGAAATGAGGAAGAGAAGATGAGGGCTGCTATTGGGAAATTTGGACTCACTGGCAAAGCCCAGGTGATGCCAATGAAGAATCTGTCTGATGGACAGAAGAGCCGGGTGATCTTTGCATGGCTAGCATACAGGCAACCTCACTTGCTACTTCTGGACGAACCAACTAATCATTTGGATATCGAGACAATTGATTCACTGGCTGAGGCATTGAATGAATGGGATGGAGGCATGGTTCTTGTTAGTCATGATTTCAGGCTTATCAACCAGGTCGCTAAGGAGATCTGGGTGTGTGAAAATCAAACCATCACCCGGTGGGAGGGTGACATCATGGATTTCAAGCGGCACCTTAAGAGTAAGGCTGGTTTGTTTGATTAA
- the LOC120002382 gene encoding UDP-glycosyltransferase 86A2 produces the protein MAGTTRKPHAIFVSYPLQGHVIPSVHLAITLASRGFTITYINTQSIHHNSSKAQPNARPDIFSSARESGLDIRYTTVSDGLPVGFDRSLNHDQFMASLLHVFSAHAEEAIDSIVRSGEKVDCLIADTFFVWPSKLAKKFGLLYLSFWTEPALVFTLYFHLDLLRINSHFGCQDCREDTIDYIPGVRAIEPKDMMSYLQETDTTTVCHQIIFNAFNDVKNADFLLFNTVQELEPETISVLNSKIPTYAVGPIFPDGFTKNTLVTSLWSESDCAHWLDTKPPDSVLYISFGSYAHVTKKDLIEIAYGLARSQVNFVWVLRADIVSSDDADPLPSDFKEEVRDRGMIIPWCRQIAVLSHPAIGGFLTHCGWNSILESVWCEVPLLCFPLLTDQFTNRKLVVDDWKVGINLSHKILITEETVSENITRLMRGKSKEDFKDKVKGVKKTLENAWSPNGSSQKNMDKFLKDIMAKIQKKQ, from the exons ATGGCAGGCACAACTCGCAAACCTCATGCAATCTTCGTCTCTTACCCACTCCAAGGCCACGTCATCCCATCCGTCCATCTCGCAATCACCCTCGCATCACGCGGCTTCACCATCACCTACATCAACACTCAGTCCATCCACCACAATTCCTCCAAGGCCCAGCCCAATGCTCGGCCCGATATCTTCTCTTCCGCCCGAGAATCGGGCCTCGACATCCGCTACACGACGGTCTCTGATGGGCTTCCAGTTGGGTTCGACCGCTCGCTTAATCACGACCAGTTCATGGCATCGCTGCTGCACGTGTTCTCCGCCCATGCAGAGGAAGCTATAGACAGCATCGTAAGGTCTGGAGAAAAGGTTGATTGCTTGATTGCCGATACTTTCTTCGTTTGGCCATCAAAGCTAGCCAAGAAATTTGGGTTGCTATACCTCTCATTTTGGACAGAACCTGCCTTGGTCTTCACTTTGTATTTTCACCTTGACCTTCTAAGAATAAATTCTCACTTTGGCTGTCAAG ATTGTCGGGAGGACACCATAGATTACATACCAGGAGTGCGAGCAATCGAGCCCAAGGACATGATGTCATATCTCCAAGAGACGGACACAACAACAGTGTGTCACCAAATAATCTTCAATGCCTTCAACGATGTTAAAAATGCTGATTTTCTTCTGTTCAATACAGTGCAAGAGCTTGAGCCCGAGACCATATCTGTTTTGAACTCCAAAATCCCAACCTATGCAGTTGGTCCAATTTTCCCAGATGGGTTCACCAAGAACACTCTGGTCACGAGCCTCTGGTCCGAGTCTGACTGCGCTCATTGGCTCGACACAAAGCCTCCTGATTCGGTCTTGTACATATCATTTGGTAGTTACGCTCATGTTACCAAAAAAGACCTTATAGAGATTGCTTATGGACTCGCACGTAGTCAAGTGAATTTTGTTTGGGTGCTTCGCGCCGATATAGTGAGTTCTGATGATGCTGATCCACTGCCGTCGGATTTTAAAGAGGAGGTTCGTGACCGCGGGATGATCATACCTTGGTGTCGTCAGATTGCAGTATTATCACACCCGGCCATCGGAGGATTCTTAACACATTGTGGGTGGAATTCCATATTAGAGAGTGTATGGTGTGAAGTACCTTTGTTGTGTTTTCCTCTGTTAACTGATCAGTTCACTAATAGAAAATTAGTGGTGGATGATTGGAAGGTTGGGATTAATTTGAGCCATAAGATATTGATCACTGAGGAGACAGTTTCAGAGAATATCACCCGTTTGATGAGAGGAAAATCAAAGGAGGATTTCAAGGACAAAGTCAAGGGGGTGAAGAAAACATTAGAAAATGCATGGTCTCCGAATGGATCATCACAGAAAAATATGGATAAATTCCTCAAAGATATAATGGCCAAGATTCAGAAAAAACAATAG
- the LOC120001725 gene encoding uncharacterized protein LOC120001725, giving the protein MTLLKRYVLRLFISLKYITANVVDRNNGRIVATASTVEHSIKNTLECGRSCNAKAATVVGEVLAMRLKVEGLHQGEGRGIHVDVNKEVEKKGFKNRTKIWAIVNSLKNSGVKLILDDNDDDNTSRPNF; this is encoded by the coding sequence ATGACGCTTTTGAAGAGGTATGTGCTGAGATTGTTTATTTCGCTGAAGTACATTACAGCAAATGTTGTAGACAGAAATAATGGGAGGATCGTTGCAACGGCGTCCACAGTTGAACACTCCATCAAGAACACACTCGAGTGCGGTCGTTCTTGTAATGCCAAAGCAGCCACTGTAGTTGGAGAAGTGTTAGCTATGCGACTCAAGGTAGAGGGCCTTCATCAGGGGGAGGGAAGAGGAATCCATGTTGATGTCAACAAAGAGGTTGAGAAGAAAGGTTTTAAGAACCGCACCAAGATTTGGGCCATTGTCAACTCCCTTAAGAATAGTGGAGTAAAGCTCATCctagatgataatgatgatgacaaCACTTCTAGGCCAAATTTCTAG
- the LOC120002420 gene encoding dolichol kinase EVAN isoform X1 — MAFSSSVLNGERAVVVLFIGRVLYSLPLSFLVHGLMLSLLAAFALYVEVRVESSNSPSIFRTRPGVSSGILLGAVTVPTVMLSKLIQLSRAFSLHQVELGELYYMTIQYWATSASCFSVLVFICLFILRSPETTHAPFPRNDRDAKFSSRWIALCAAACCMSLALLLLGGLSASLKFLWVLCHGLAAIALVRHFLTTFPSCVSIGEALLVTTGLVLYFGDMLTCTATAAKFYGYLPLSMVPLQNVVKRTEIAIINQGLLLALLLFPIVFKYLLRIKDWYLSLANSEARRDGEIAKSLLFFSSLGFMLIMIAPSWIQFVEDFHLHPFLWVISFVFSEPFKRLSLCFYWVSVIYVSVLRFYNISKNSKIERILLRKYYHLMAVSMFLPALIFQPEFLDLAFGAALAVFLGLEIIRVWRIWPLGKLIHEFMNAFTDHRDSDLLIISHFSLLLGCALPIWMSAGYNDRPLAPFAGILSLGIGDTMVREASVVGYKYGVLRWSKTGKKTIEGTAAGITSVLAACSILLPLLASTGYILSQHWFSLLLAVTVSGLLEAYTAQLDNAFIPLVFYSLLCL; from the exons ATGGCTTTCTCATCGTCGGTGTTGAACGGCGAGAGGGCCGTCGTTGTCCTCTTCATCGGTCGCGTATTgtactctctccctctctctttcctcGTCCATGGCCTCATGCTCTCCCTTCTCGCCGCCTTCGCCCTCTACGTCGAGGTCCGCGTCGAGAGCTCCAACTCCCCCTCCATATTTAGGACCAG GCCAGGAGTTTCATCAGGGATTCTGCTGGGAGCAGTCACAGTACCCACTGTTATGCTGTCAAAGTTGATCCAGCTGTCAAGAGCATTCTCACTACATCAGGTTGAACTTGGAG AACTCTATTATATGACAATTCAGTACTGGGCCACATCTGCTAGCTGCTTTAGTGTGCTTGTCTTTATCTGCTTATTCATACTGAGGTCACCGGAAACAACACATGCCCCTTTTCCACGCAACGATAGGGATGCAAAGTTCAGCTCAAGGTGGATTGCTTTATGTGCTGCAGCGTGCTGTATGTCCCTTGCATTATTGTTGCTTGGTG GTTTGTCAGCATCACTTAAGTTCCTATGGGTGCTCTGTCATGGATTGGCAGCAATAGCGCTTGTTCGTCATTTTCTTACAACTTTCCCATCATGTGTTTCCATTG GGGAAGCACTTTTGGTGACTACGGGTCTTGTTCTCTATTTTGGTGACATGTTGACTTGTACTGCTACTGCAGCAAAG TTTTATGGATACCTGCCTTTGTCGATGGTTCCTCTACAGAACGTAGTGAAGAGAACCGAAATTGCTATTATTAATCAG GGGCTTCTGCTTGCGCTTCTCCTCTTTCCAATTGTATTTAAGTATCTTCTTCGTATAAAGGATTGGTATTTAAGCTTGGCAAACTCTGAAGCAAGAAGGGATGGTGAAATTGCAAAATCTCTTCTATTCTTCAGCTCTCTTGGATTTATGTTGATTATGATTGCACCATCTTGGATACAATTTGTTGAAGACTTTCACTTGCATCCTTTTCTATG GGTGATATCATTTGTCTTTTCGGAACCGTTTAAAAGGCTATCATTGTGTTTTTACTGGGTATCTGTAATATATGTCTCTGTGTTGAGGTTCTATAACATATCCAAGAATAGTAAGATTGAGAGGATTCTTCTGCGGAAATATTACCATCTGATGGCAGTTTCAATGTTTCTTCCTGCTCTAATCTTTCAG CCAGAGTTTCTTGATCTAGCATTTGGTGCAGCATTGGCTGTTTTCTTGGGATTAGAAATCATTCGG GTATGGAGAATTTGGCCTTTGGGAAAACTTATACATGAATTTATGAACGCTTTCACAGACCATCGTGATTCTGATCTCCTTATTATCAG CCATTTTTCTTTGCTGTTGGGATGTGCACTTCCCATTTGGATGTCTGCTGGGTATAATGATCGGCCGCTTGCACCTTTTGCTGGAATTTTGAGCCTTGGAATTGGAGATACAATGGTGAGGGAG GCATCGGTCGTCGGTTACAAGTATGGTGTCCTTAGATGGAGCAAAACTGGAA AAAAAACCATTGAAGGCACTGCGGCTGGCATAACCTCTGTCCTAGCTGCTTGCTCCATTTTGCTTCCACTTCTAGCATCCACTGGATATATTCTTAGccag CATTGGTTCTCTCTCTTGCTTGCTGTGACCGTGAGTGGTTTGTTGGAGGCCTACACTGCACAACTTGATAATGCTTTCATACCTCTCGTTTTCTATAGCCTTCTTTGTTTGTAA
- the LOC120002028 gene encoding uncharacterized protein LOC120002028, translating into MTFLPYNSLCKKLAAIGQFMFNYSKTNHVNWTNQGWTRGVKSSSILNECKPTITEDSKQWARRLQSKLLRLTYQVAENNDLREEMEAMIEEFSKKIYNFEVKYESEAKHERIKQVGRLIGNMKGLKKREGQRRTRRFKPPYEKRQGKGKKSSSSNLATSELVTTSQPNEFSQASQVSFFDLNIEPGQEFLSLLASTPPPFYQY; encoded by the exons ATGACTTTTCTTCCCTACAACTCCTTGTGCAAGAAGCTTGCAGCTATAGGTCAATTTATGTTCAATTATTCAAAAACTAATCATGTCAATTGGACTAACCAAGG ATGGACAAGAGGAGTTAAAAGTTCAAGTATTTTGAATGAATGCAAGCCAACTATCACAGAAGATAGTAAACAATGGGCTCGAAGGCTTCAATCTAAACTTTTACGGTTGACATATCAAGTTGCTGAGAACAATGATCTTCGAGAGGAAATGGAGGCAATGATTGAAGAATTTAGtaagaaaatatataattttgaaGTGAAATATGAGAGTGAAGCTAAACACGAACGCATCAAACAAGTTGGCCGTTTGATAGGAAATATGAAGGGACTTAAGAAGCGAGAAGGACAAAGACGAACTAGAAGATTTAAACCACCATACGAGAAGCGTCAAGGAAAGGGTAAAAAATCTTCTTCAAGCAATTTGGCTACAAGCGAATTGGTAACTACTTCACAACCAAATGAGTTCTCTCAAGCTTCTCag GTGTCATTTTTTGATCTCAATATTGAACCTGGACAAGAGTTTCTATCACTCCTTGCATCTACACCTCCCCCTTtttatcaatattga
- the LOC120002420 gene encoding dolichol kinase EVAN isoform X2, protein MAFSSSVLNGERAVVVLFIGRVLYSLPLSFLVHGLMLSLLAAFALYVEVRVESSNSPSIFRTRPGVSSGILLGAVTVPTVMLSKLIQLSRAFSLHQVELGELYYMTIQYWATSASCFSVLVFICLFILRSPETTHAPFPRNDRDAKFSSRWIALCAAACCMSLALLLLGGLSASLKFLWVLCHGLAAIALVRHFLTTFPSCVSIGEALLVTTGLVLYFGDMLTCTATAAKFYGYLPLSMVPLQNVVKRTEIAIINQGLLLALLLFPIVFKYLLRIKDWYLSLANSEARRDGEIAKSLLFFSSLGFMLIMIAPSWIQFVEDFHLHPFLWVISFVFSEPFKRLSLCFYWVSVIYVSVLRFYNISKNSKIERILLRKYYHLMAVSMFLPALIFQPEFLDLAFGAALAVFLGLEIIRVWRIWPLGKLIHEFMNAFTDHRDSDLLIISHFSLLLGCALPIWMSAGYNDRPLAPFAGILSLGIGDTMASVVGYKYGVLRWSKTGKKTIEGTAAGITSVLAACSILLPLLASTGYILSQHWFSLLLAVTVSGLLEAYTAQLDNAFIPLVFYSLLCL, encoded by the exons ATGGCTTTCTCATCGTCGGTGTTGAACGGCGAGAGGGCCGTCGTTGTCCTCTTCATCGGTCGCGTATTgtactctctccctctctctttcctcGTCCATGGCCTCATGCTCTCCCTTCTCGCCGCCTTCGCCCTCTACGTCGAGGTCCGCGTCGAGAGCTCCAACTCCCCCTCCATATTTAGGACCAG GCCAGGAGTTTCATCAGGGATTCTGCTGGGAGCAGTCACAGTACCCACTGTTATGCTGTCAAAGTTGATCCAGCTGTCAAGAGCATTCTCACTACATCAGGTTGAACTTGGAG AACTCTATTATATGACAATTCAGTACTGGGCCACATCTGCTAGCTGCTTTAGTGTGCTTGTCTTTATCTGCTTATTCATACTGAGGTCACCGGAAACAACACATGCCCCTTTTCCACGCAACGATAGGGATGCAAAGTTCAGCTCAAGGTGGATTGCTTTATGTGCTGCAGCGTGCTGTATGTCCCTTGCATTATTGTTGCTTGGTG GTTTGTCAGCATCACTTAAGTTCCTATGGGTGCTCTGTCATGGATTGGCAGCAATAGCGCTTGTTCGTCATTTTCTTACAACTTTCCCATCATGTGTTTCCATTG GGGAAGCACTTTTGGTGACTACGGGTCTTGTTCTCTATTTTGGTGACATGTTGACTTGTACTGCTACTGCAGCAAAG TTTTATGGATACCTGCCTTTGTCGATGGTTCCTCTACAGAACGTAGTGAAGAGAACCGAAATTGCTATTATTAATCAG GGGCTTCTGCTTGCGCTTCTCCTCTTTCCAATTGTATTTAAGTATCTTCTTCGTATAAAGGATTGGTATTTAAGCTTGGCAAACTCTGAAGCAAGAAGGGATGGTGAAATTGCAAAATCTCTTCTATTCTTCAGCTCTCTTGGATTTATGTTGATTATGATTGCACCATCTTGGATACAATTTGTTGAAGACTTTCACTTGCATCCTTTTCTATG GGTGATATCATTTGTCTTTTCGGAACCGTTTAAAAGGCTATCATTGTGTTTTTACTGGGTATCTGTAATATATGTCTCTGTGTTGAGGTTCTATAACATATCCAAGAATAGTAAGATTGAGAGGATTCTTCTGCGGAAATATTACCATCTGATGGCAGTTTCAATGTTTCTTCCTGCTCTAATCTTTCAG CCAGAGTTTCTTGATCTAGCATTTGGTGCAGCATTGGCTGTTTTCTTGGGATTAGAAATCATTCGG GTATGGAGAATTTGGCCTTTGGGAAAACTTATACATGAATTTATGAACGCTTTCACAGACCATCGTGATTCTGATCTCCTTATTATCAG CCATTTTTCTTTGCTGTTGGGATGTGCACTTCCCATTTGGATGTCTGCTGGGTATAATGATCGGCCGCTTGCACCTTTTGCTGGAATTTTGAGCCTTGGAATTGGAGATACAATG GCATCGGTCGTCGGTTACAAGTATGGTGTCCTTAGATGGAGCAAAACTGGAA AAAAAACCATTGAAGGCACTGCGGCTGGCATAACCTCTGTCCTAGCTGCTTGCTCCATTTTGCTTCCACTTCTAGCATCCACTGGATATATTCTTAGccag CATTGGTTCTCTCTCTTGCTTGCTGTGACCGTGAGTGGTTTGTTGGAGGCCTACACTGCACAACTTGATAATGCTTTCATACCTCTCGTTTTCTATAGCCTTCTTTGTTTGTAA
- the LOC120001364 gene encoding auxin-responsive protein SAUR50 — protein MGKLRTNGKKNGFVKLKAVAKMLHKSLILGRKSNYVPEDVKEGHFAVIAEEGDEPRRFVVPISFLTHPVFLRLLEQAAEEYGFNRDGALTIPCLPSELEKILGEQHWEENGDCDDDDEVDVNCGSHNAIQSC, from the coding sequence ATGGGCAAGCTTAGAACAAATGGCAAGAAAAATGGGTTTGTGAAGCTGAAAGCGGTAGCTAAAATGCTACATAAGAGTCTGATTTTGGGTAGGAAATCAAATTATGTCCCGGAAGATGTGAAGGAAGGGCATTTTGCGGTGATAGCTGAAGAAGGTGATGAACCTAGGAGATTTGTGGTTCCAATATCTTTCTTGACACATCCAGTATTTCTTAGGCTGTTGGAGCAAGCAGCGGAAGAGTATGGTTTCAATCGCGACGGGGCGTTGACGATACCTTGCCTGCCAAGCGAGCTGGAGAAGATATTGGGGGAGCAACATTGGGAAGAAAACGGAgattgtgatgatgatgatgaggttgATGTCAATTGCggttcccacaatgccattcaAAGTTGttga
- the LOC120002763 gene encoding 50S ribosomal protein L30-like, translated as MSAFNAFKANVAVAWSPNLYITLVRGIPGTRRLHRRTLEALRLRKCNRTVMRWNTPTVRGMLQQVKRLVVVETEEMHKARKQKEENHRALRPPLVISHLPGPATVSSD; from the exons atgagtgCATTCAATGCTTTCAAAGCTAATGTTGCTGTCGCCTGGAGCCCTAACCTTTATATAACCCTTGTGAGGGGGATTCCGGGAACCAGGCGCCTTCATAGACGCACTTTAGAGGCATTACGCCTCCGCAAATGCAACCGTACTGTCATGCGATGGAACACGCCTACTGTTAGGGGAATGCTACAACAG gtAAAGAGGTTGGTCGTAGTTGAGACAGAAGAGATGCACAAGGCTCGAAAACAGAAAGAGGAAAATCACCGAGCACTAAGGCCTCCACTGGTTATTAGCCATCTCCCGGGTCCTGCGACGGTCTCTTCTGATTAG